A genome region from Bacillaceae bacterium IKA-2 includes the following:
- a CDS encoding LytTR family DNA-binding domain-containing protein, which translates to MKKISVILIEDEPYSRAELRHLLSSEERIEIVAEADSGEKGLEMIIAHEPDVIFVDINMPQMTGIELIQIIQKMRKRPLVVFATAYPDYAAKAFRLNAIDYLLKPFDEDQLKETLERIYSALTNNDLSKEDGYMKFGKLGVEEDGKIVYILPTDIHYLYREDRETIIRAKNGKYICKLPLKELEQKLKDFPFFRTHKSYLVNLNAIVELIPWFNGAFVLKIDGVKEKVPVSRNYVKALRKKLEL; encoded by the coding sequence ATGAAAAAAATTAGTGTTATTCTTATTGAGGATGAGCCATATAGTAGAGCAGAACTAAGACATTTATTGTCAAGTGAAGAACGAATCGAAATTGTCGCTGAGGCTGACTCTGGTGAGAAAGGACTTGAAATGATAATTGCTCATGAGCCTGATGTTATCTTTGTAGATATAAATATGCCCCAAATGACAGGAATTGAATTAATACAAATCATTCAAAAGATGAGAAAAAGGCCGTTAGTTGTATTTGCTACTGCATATCCAGATTATGCGGCTAAAGCATTTCGGCTCAACGCGATCGATTATTTATTAAAACCTTTTGATGAAGATCAACTAAAGGAAACGTTGGAGAGAATCTATTCAGCTTTAACTAATAACGATCTTTCCAAAGAGGATGGATACATGAAGTTTGGAAAGTTGGGGGTGGAAGAAGACGGAAAGATCGTTTATATTCTCCCAACTGATATCCATTACTTATATCGTGAAGATCGGGAAACTATCATTCGAGCTAAGAATGGAAAATATATATGTAAGCTTCCATTAAAAGAGTTAGAGCAAAAATTAAAGGATTTTCCGTTTTTTCGAACTCATAAAAGTTATTTAGTAAATTTAAATGCAATAGTTGAACTTATTCCATGGTTTAACGGAGCGTTTGTGTTAAAAATCGATGGAGTAAAAGAAAAGGTTCCTGTCAGTCGCAATTACGTGAAAGCGCTCAGAAAAAAGCTCGAACTATAA
- a CDS encoding LytS/YhcK type 5TM receptor domain-containing protein, which translates to MWELLLLMLERLGIIVTVAFIMTRFKFVRNVIDQKKVSKLQWIAFITFFGLFGIIGTYTGITVSPENVTYTRWTIPLAEEEGIANSRVIGIVIAGLLGGWKAGLGAGIIAGGHRYLLGGFTAFACGISTIIAGVVAGYFYKKHHHKRIISLQTAFYVGALAEAIQMVIIVLVARPFDHALALVQSIGVPMIIANGIGVGIFILIIKNVVNEEEKIGSSQAQKAFNLADLTLKYLRKGLTPESSKATCAILLKEVNVVAVSITNRKEILAYEGLATEQHVISKEIKTNATKQVLNTGELLITKNEELQKTGYDKRIKAAIIAPLKRDEETIGTLKFYFQSEKELSPMVIELIKGLSSLLSHQLELAEVDRHQQLAQQSEIKALQAQVNPHFLFNAINTIVSLTRIDPNKARRLLLSLSNYFRQNLYGVNRLWNTLEIELNHVKSYLEIEQARFANKLSVRYDVCPEALMIKVPTLTLQPLVENAVKHGIMSLNENGEITILIKKDDRGMIVSIEDNGVGIGEEKFRLLKQNQIESDTGTGIGIYNVNRRLQMLVGEEAELTIKTREGKGTTISFFIPTKAEGAIEEHEKN; encoded by the coding sequence ATGTGGGAACTATTATTATTAATGCTTGAACGTTTGGGAATTATTGTTACAGTTGCTTTTATTATGACTCGTTTTAAGTTTGTTCGAAATGTTATTGATCAGAAAAAGGTTTCGAAGTTACAATGGATTGCTTTTATAACTTTTTTTGGTTTATTTGGAATTATTGGTACTTATACAGGAATTACAGTAAGTCCTGAAAATGTTACATATACGAGATGGACAATTCCCCTTGCTGAAGAAGAAGGGATCGCAAATTCCAGGGTCATTGGCATTGTGATTGCTGGTCTTTTAGGTGGTTGGAAGGCAGGACTCGGAGCTGGAATTATTGCTGGGGGGCATCGATATTTACTGGGGGGATTTACTGCTTTTGCTTGTGGTATTTCAACGATCATCGCTGGTGTTGTTGCTGGGTATTTTTACAAAAAACATCATCATAAACGGATCATTTCCCTTCAGACAGCTTTTTATGTTGGTGCACTTGCCGAAGCTATTCAAATGGTGATTATTGTTCTTGTAGCAAGGCCATTTGATCACGCGTTAGCCCTTGTCCAAAGTATTGGTGTTCCGATGATTATTGCTAATGGAATAGGTGTAGGAATATTTATTTTAATTATTAAAAATGTTGTGAATGAGGAAGAGAAAATCGGATCATCACAAGCCCAAAAGGCATTTAATCTAGCGGATTTAACATTGAAGTACTTAAGAAAGGGGTTAACACCTGAATCCTCTAAGGCGACGTGTGCAATTCTTTTAAAAGAAGTGAATGTTGTGGCAGTTTCCATAACGAATCGAAAAGAAATTTTAGCGTATGAAGGTCTAGCAACTGAGCAACACGTCATAAGTAAAGAAATAAAAACAAATGCAACAAAACAGGTACTTAATACAGGAGAACTTTTAATTACAAAAAATGAAGAATTACAGAAGACAGGATACGATAAACGGATTAAAGCAGCGATTATCGCACCGTTAAAGCGAGATGAAGAAACGATCGGTACGTTGAAATTTTATTTTCAATCAGAAAAAGAATTATCTCCTATGGTTATAGAACTGATTAAAGGGTTGTCATCTTTGTTAAGTCACCAATTGGAGCTTGCCGAAGTGGATCGTCATCAGCAACTAGCCCAGCAATCTGAAATCAAGGCACTTCAAGCACAAGTAAACCCACACTTTTTGTTTAATGCTATTAATACAATTGTCTCATTAACTCGTATAGACCCTAATAAAGCAAGGAGATTATTATTGTCTTTATCGAATTATTTCAGACAAAATTTATATGGGGTTAATCGCTTGTGGAATACACTTGAAATCGAATTGAATCATGTGAAATCCTATTTAGAAATTGAACAAGCTAGATTTGCTAATAAGCTTTCGGTCCGATATGACGTCTGTCCTGAAGCGTTAATGATAAAAGTTCCAACGCTGACGCTACAACCTTTAGTTGAGAATGCAGTAAAACACGGAATAATGTCGTTAAATGAAAATGGTGAAATTACTATCCTGATAAAAAAGGATGATAGAGGAATGATCGTTAGTATAGAAGATAATGGTGTAGGAATTGGGGAAGAAAAATTTCGATTATTGAAGCAAAATCAAATAGAGTCAGACACTGGGACAGGAATTGGTATTTATAATGTAAACCGTCGTTTACAAATGCTTGTTGGTGAAGAGGCGGAGCTCACTATTAAAACAAGAGAAGGTAAAGGTACGACAATTTCATTTTTCATTCCAACAAAGGCGGAAGGAGCAATTGAAGAGCATGAAAAAAATTAG
- a CDS encoding ABC transporter ATP-binding protein, translating into MLRLSNIEVVYSKIILVLKGMSLEVPEGKIVALLGSNGAGKSTTLKAISGLLQKEGGQVTDGLIEFQGENIKGTDPDKIVKSGIFQCIEGRRVFKHLTVEENLMAGAYTRIDRNNIKSDLERVYHYFPKLKALRLRAAGLLSGGEQQMLAIGRGIMAKPKLLLLDEPSLGIAPLLVKDIFQNIKQINKDEGMSILVVEQNANVALSIADYGYIMENGRIALEGPTASLLANEEVREFYLGMTDKGRKSFREGTSYKKRARYV; encoded by the coding sequence ATGCTCCGTCTTAGTAATATTGAAGTTGTTTATTCAAAAATCATTCTAGTATTAAAAGGAATGTCTCTTGAAGTTCCAGAAGGAAAAATAGTTGCCCTTTTAGGTAGTAACGGAGCAGGGAAATCAACAACATTAAAAGCCATCTCTGGACTGTTACAAAAAGAAGGTGGGCAAGTTACAGATGGTTTAATCGAGTTTCAAGGAGAAAATATTAAGGGTACTGACCCTGACAAAATTGTGAAAAGCGGTATCTTTCAATGTATTGAAGGACGGAGGGTTTTTAAACATCTTACTGTGGAAGAAAACCTGATGGCAGGTGCATATACAAGAATAGACCGAAATAACATAAAGAGTGATTTAGAAAGAGTGTATCACTATTTTCCGAAATTAAAGGCGTTAAGGCTGAGAGCGGCAGGATTGTTATCTGGTGGAGAACAGCAAATGTTAGCGATCGGCAGAGGAATTATGGCAAAGCCGAAACTGCTTTTATTAGATGAGCCGTCGCTTGGAATTGCCCCTTTACTTGTAAAAGATATTTTCCAAAACATTAAACAAATTAATAAGGACGAGGGTATGTCTATTCTTGTTGTTGAGCAAAATGCGAATGTTGCTTTATCGATAGCTGATTACGGTTATATTATGGAGAACGGTCGAATTGCATTAGAAGGACCAACCGCATCACTATTAGCTAATGAAGAAGTCCGCGAATTTTACCTAGGAATGACTGATAAAGGAAGAAAGAGCTTCCGAGAAGGAACATCCTATAAAAAACGTGCCCGTTACGTATAA
- a CDS encoding ABC transporter substrate-binding protein — protein MLVSLVLFLGLLAACGGGNSDPEPSGDAGTNAPEATGDKVIKLGGLFDESGATGDVGAPYAEGERAFFEYINSKGGIDGYEIDFIGEDYAYDTSRAQQVYQALRDRHEVVAVLGWGTADTEALRKQIINDEIPFVSASYSENLKDTGSESGYNFLLAASYSDQGRAILEWINENHEGDSTPRVALVYHEGHPFSESPIQDIKDYAASELAGKVEITPDILIELGDTDPQVTLQSWSRTNEEPDYTIINYTWGQTRNVVRDAKALGWGTQFMGLNWTAGEGLIPSGAENQQWVDVLDGYIGVVTHAFPTEDLPGMAPILEYLESKGRTVDDINQKFVQGWATASIMAEAVSIAIAETDGNVTGPDIKAAIESISNFQLAGLGADVSFASDNHAGTDQIRLGQLKDGEWMMITDYFGIGDY, from the coding sequence ATGTTAGTAAGTCTCGTATTGTTTCTTGGTTTACTTGCCGCTTGCGGTGGGGGGAATTCGGATCCAGAACCTTCTGGTGATGCTGGTACAAATGCACCAGAAGCGACAGGCGATAAAGTAATAAAACTAGGTGGTCTATTTGATGAATCGGGTGCTACTGGTGATGTAGGAGCCCCATATGCAGAAGGTGAGAGAGCATTTTTTGAGTACATTAACTCTAAAGGTGGAATAGATGGCTATGAGATTGACTTTATTGGTGAAGATTATGCCTATGACACGAGTCGAGCTCAACAAGTTTATCAAGCACTAAGAGATCGTCATGAAGTAGTTGCGGTTCTTGGATGGGGAACAGCAGATACAGAAGCTCTAAGAAAACAAATCATTAATGACGAAATTCCATTTGTATCAGCTTCGTATTCTGAAAACTTAAAGGATACTGGAAGTGAAAGTGGTTATAACTTTTTACTCGCAGCAAGTTATTCTGATCAAGGTCGAGCAATTCTTGAATGGATTAATGAAAATCACGAAGGTGATTCAACGCCAAGAGTGGCTTTAGTTTATCATGAAGGGCACCCTTTTAGTGAGTCGCCAATTCAAGACATTAAAGACTATGCCGCATCAGAACTAGCGGGTAAAGTAGAAATTACACCGGATATTTTAATTGAACTAGGTGACACAGATCCACAAGTAACGCTTCAGTCTTGGTCAAGAACTAATGAGGAGCCAGACTATACAATTATTAACTACACATGGGGTCAAACGAGAAATGTTGTCCGTGATGCAAAAGCATTAGGATGGGGTACACAATTTATGGGGTTAAACTGGACGGCTGGTGAAGGATTAATACCATCTGGAGCAGAGAACCAACAATGGGTTGATGTTTTAGATGGTTATATTGGAGTCGTAACTCACGCCTTTCCTACAGAAGATCTACCAGGAATGGCACCAATTCTTGAATATTTAGAATCAAAAGGTAGAACTGTTGACGATATAAATCAAAAGTTCGTTCAAGGCTGGGCGACGGCAAGCATTATGGCTGAAGCTGTAAGTATTGCAATTGCTGAAACAGATGGTAATGTTACAGGTCCAGACATTAAAGCTGCGATTGAATCAATTTCCAATTTCCAATTAGCTGGTTTAGGGGCAGATGTTTCTTTTGCTTCTGATAATCATGCCGGTACTGACCAAATCCGTTTAGGGCAACTTAAAGATGGCGAATGGATGATGATTACAGACTACTTTGGTATTGGCGATTATTAA